In Aedes albopictus strain Foshan chromosome 3, AalbF5, whole genome shotgun sequence, the genomic window caaaaacactgagcccatttgctgcttttgagcaaaggcaagctgaatttctgaagtaagcaacgcaagacagtcgttcgttcctttgcctctgcagaaaccaaattgtgtatcagacaacatgccattcgattcaacccatttgtccagtcgaaagagaatcatcttctctaacaacttccgtagacaagacaacatcgcgattggacggtacgaattatgatccgacgcggatttcccgggtttttgaatagctatcactctcacttgcctccaatcatccggaatgatgttgttatccaggaactgattgaacaagttcaacaagcgcctcttagcgacgtcggggaggtttttaagcaagttgaacttaattcgatccattcctggagcggaattgttacatgaaagaagagcaagtgagaattcaaccatcgaaaacggcctatccatgtcgtccctatcctcggaaacatcccgaattattcgctccacgggtacggaatctggacaaactttttttgcgaaattgagaatccaccgaggagagctttctcgatcctcgtttaccgaagacgcgttacgcattcttctcccgacgttccaaagagttctcattgatgtctcgcgcgataaaccctcgacgaaccgacgccggtaaccgcttttcttcgccttgatgaagttcttgaacttgctttcaagggaaacgtaccgcttaaagttttcaaccgaaccgcgtttccgaaactctttgaacgcagcggatttctcgcgatagatttctgtacactcgctatcccaccacggattggggggtttcctgcgagccgaaggacctggaactggccgacgttgtgcctgcagcgcgctactgatgatcagttctgatagaaactgatactcttcccgcggtggaagaatttctaccgattgctcaccgtcgataattgcttccgcgtactttccccagtcaatgtgtatcgtgaggtcgtaggaaatgtcgatagatggaggttgacgtgaaccattggaaatagaaacaacgatcggaaggtgatcactaccatggggatcctggataaccttccatgtacactccagcgatagtgagctcgaacagattgagaggtctaatcggctgtcacAATTAATCTTAAACTAAAACAATTATATACATTCATTTTGGTATCTTATTCCGCGCTTTCCAAAGATGCACCTCCAATCAACAAATTAGCTTATTCTTCACTGTTATCTTTTATTCAgaccgtgttgccagtttcacagcaTTTTCATCCCAACATTCTCCCACCCGTGAAATTGGTAAACAGGTCAAACTATCTTATTGCCACATTCGCTTGGAATGAAACATCACGAGCAGTACGATCATTCAGAACGGCAAACAATTGTATTACGATCTACCTGAAAGAGCGAGCAATCGCCACTGTCGATACGGCtaccaccgaaaatcacacacactctattagcgcatttgcccaaaagtacacgcggccaatccctgaggaaaggaacagccgcgttttttgctccccttttactccattcttatgggagataacattgcggcgtttcctcaagtgttgctgttcctttcctcagggatttgccgcatggaatttcgtgcaaatgcgcgtttggaacattgcaaaggccgcgcggtgtatcatattcagcaaaccaGTCAATACCTACAATACAAATCACTATTTTCCCGTATCCACGTTTGTTCGCACTCTCGCATAATAGAAATTGAGTGATCGTTTGTTTTTTCAATACGTAGCTTTTAGCAGTGTACTTTGTGAACCTATTTCATATCATATAACGTTTGTTCATAGGAATAGGATTGCAGGATACATTCTGTCCAACAGAAAGTGATGACCCAAGCTGTGATGCAGAGACTTTTACTTTTTCGAATGGTTGGTCGTTGTTTTACTCTTCTACAAACACCTCTTTAGAACTTGATTGAGTTGGGGATGCcagacgatttgaaatcgatgcacTGTTTTGGTGATCAGTAGTAGTACAGACATGATTTAGTGAATATTTAATTGCCGATATTTCGCACGATGTATCTTCACTAAATTGTCTTTTAACTTCCTCTATTTCTTTGATGAAGTTCAACTGCATCTTCCTCGCAGCTTCTTCGAATTCCGCTTCGATCTCAGCAATCCCACGTTCATAATCCTCTTGGATACGCCGTTCCTCTTGCTCATAATATTTCCTCCATCGTTTGTTTTCTTGCTCTATTTGCGCAAGCCATTGTGATGGATCCATGACGCACTGGTTTCTGTggtcaaaatcattgaaatctgTTGCGAAGGAATGACACCTTTGGCGCGATACACCGATGATTGATAGCAGCTTTTATGTtatgcagcttcaatgctggaattCAGTTTATTTTATTACAATTAATCTTAAACTTAAACAATTATATACATACATTTTGGTATCTTATTCCGCGCTTTCCAAAGATGCACCTCCAATCAACAAATCTcagatacttattcaaaacgacgtatcaacagaggatttgcgtgtattatacgttgttttgaaaaagtatccgagaaattaGCTTATTCTTCACTGTTATCTTTTATTCAgtccgtgttgccagtttcacagcaTTTTCATCTCAACATGAACAAtaaaattgaccaatccaaattcctgtgtggtagtggtttgtgttcagatttcccgtgttaatttatctgtaagaactttgtaaacatcttttgttctcacgttgTTGCGGGaggcgttacacccgtagacgttACACCACAAATTTTCCACAGGGATGCCACATATCTGACGGACCGCTTGTCAGCCAATAGGCTCGTTAGTGTAGGTATGAAAAGTCAAACTGAGATCGAACAGAAGTAAATAATGCAGGATAATGAATGGCATGCAGTAAACGAAATTAGTTGCTAAAAGTTCtaaaaattattgaattattcgctTGTTATTGTTAAAATCCGCTAAAGATGTGAATTGGAGTTCGTTACAGTAGTGAAGCTACCATGTTTGTAAggaaattactgaatgaattgaAACTGCTTACAACTAAACTTAAACTAAATTTATAGGTTAGCTTACATGCATAAATCATCCTATTTAGTGGACTTAAACTTAAATTAGACAAATTAAACTATACTACTACTAGTACGGATTGTGAGTAAACTAAAATTTcaatatgtacaggggatagacaaaatgatcgggacaggcaaaattttcacttttcaaaaaatgttcaaccagctgtaacttttctaaacgTGCAtctaatattctcaaattttcactgtaagatgatcaactagttgtgtatcagtgaacaaaatttggaaaagatcgggctattctgcacaaagttataaagattttagaaaaaggtataattatccgatagccaactttgagctgttatatctccggattcaattaaccgaatgcaatgaaattttgactattcatgacttatataataagctttgaaaaacatttgacacaagttaaaattctcaacacggaagaaaattattacgattagtttatttttctaataaaacaccaaattttctaaaacttcaacatcgtttcaaaattcaagatgctgattatagttcatttaaattccctctagttgtcttgaatataaatatgttttgagggAAAGGAACAACAAAGCcttcaattaatagaaaaagtattgggatgcacattaaaaatagaccaatttactaaaaagttttaaaattaataaaaccgctataactttttctcttgttaataatttaaagttgtgtcaaacgtttttcaaagctcattatataagtcatgaatagtcaaaatttcattgcattcggttcattgaatccggagatataacagctcaaagttggctctcggataattataccttttcctaaaatctttataactttgtgcagaatagcccgaccttttccaaattttgttcactgatacacaactagttgatcaacttacagtgaaaatttgagaatatttgatgcacgtttagcaaagttacagctagttgaacattttttgaaaagtgaaaattttgcctgtcccgatcattttgtctatcccctgtacatgtgaCTAAGACGATCTAACTATATTAAAACAGGGGAATTGACCAGACATACCGTAGGACGGATTGCAGGACGTAGTGAATTGACATTAGATTCACAGAATTGTGAGTATTGTCGGGTATTTGTATCAGAACTGTAGCTAAACTTTGCCATCTATTTTTTCTCAATAAATGAATTGCTACGGAATCCGTGACTTCTTGTTCTGCGCCCTGTACCGTGCCAAcacacgtatatggataggcttgcagtaggtttcgtgagacttttttggacaactcaatgaaaCAAACTATTCTAGTTTTAGCTGATTCAAGCAACCACCAGCTCCATCTGCTCGAAGAACTCCAGTAAAATTCTCCCTCGGCAACACTATGAatcaatcagtaggtcggctccagaggcacgttcgacccaaacgaatgcctttgagatgagagtcacaatgaacccgagtaaagataacaaattgatagcactTAACTtggaatatttttgtcagatatttttccttctttgaatcaaaggctattctttcgagttatactgatatagaaaacagtggcaagatcagttaagttcatcattctttttcgtccaaacagcattcggccaaacggcgttcggccaaatggccttttcggccaaatggcgttcggccaaatgacccggaacccctaAATTGGTTACTTTCCGTTATAGCAATATGCCCTTAACTTACCTGTCAGATTTAGTCCGGAGTGTCGTCTGCTGTACGTGCATACTAAGATTAACTTAATATTTTCCTCTTTTGTTACTCTGTTCTCAACAGCAAATCTAATCTTACTCGATACGCTCAGTTATCTCTTGTGCTGAAactctgtaaatgagttaacgaGTTCAGCTTGAATAGTAAATAACGTTACTGATGAACGAAAAATATTGATTACCGATTTTCCGCACCATGTCGTCTTATACTGGTCGGATTACTCTCGAGCTCGAGTACCATTTTGATCGGGTTgcaatccgacatcctgatgacgtgacccgcccaccgtagccttccaatTTTCGCGATGTGGATGATGATAGTCGGTTCTCCCTGTAGCTGATGCACCTCAtgcttcattcgccttctccgttGGTCTTCTGCATCAGTATTTATCTAGTATTTAGCTCAATAGTCTTTGACTCATAAATCTTCGTCTTGATGCTCCCTTTcatgaaatatataaaaaaaagcaTTATTTGTTAacccttcttttaaacattaaCAGAAAATTATACTTTGGAAACGAAACACTCATAGAATTctttgctgagaagcaggctttgctcgAGTTAAGACGTAATACCATAATGATAAAGAAATGAAAATAACAGGAGAAGCTAAGAGCTGTGAAAAATGTGGGGTCAACATACTCAAAAACTTTTCCCCTCAAGCATTTCACTTCACCCGTTCTCTGCTACCAACACTCAATCGTCACACGCTAATGATGTATATAAGTGCTAATGAGGGAACTAATATATAATggataaattgaattgaattaacCCATCACATGCCATCACAACTTTGGTTGGAGCAAACAGTTTGCTGCTTGCAGTAGAATTGTGATCATCGTGATTAATAGCTTCAAAGTGCTGAAATGATTGTTCTTGGATGTGAGCCAAATCAATGGGTCAAATCTATCCATAATCTCAATTCTACCTTTAATTTTTTAGATGTTCTGGCAGCACTAGTGACACGTTCCTTCCAACAATCGATAAACTACTGCAAGCCAAGTTTGTGTCCGGTGCAAAAACCGCATATCGCTTGCAATGTGACGTCCAAGTTTGGCCCAAAATGTGGCACTATAGCCAACATTGTGCCAATGAACTCGACCAATGTGGCACTGATCGTGAGCATGCACAATCTGTATCGGAGTGTTATAGCCCAGGGCAAGCTGAACTACACCAAGCAGGAATATTTCCCCACCGCAGAACGGATGCCCACAATTGTAAGATAAATCTCAGTTTTCATTAAAACTTAATGTACGTTTGACTGCAACTTGTTGAAAAACCATCAGTTCTAAACCACTTctgttaaaattaattttcatttGATTCAGCAATGGGATGACGAGCTGGCGTACATTGCTGAGGCGAATGCACGACATTGCGTGTTCGAGCATGACAAGTGTCGTAATACCGAGCAGTTGAAGTCAGCTGGACAAAACTTGGCGTGGATCAGCTACTACGGATTTTTTCAAACTGATGCCAAATTGATATCTCAGATGATCAACTATTGGTATCGGGAATATATCTATGCAGACCGAAGCATTATCAGCAATTATCCAAAAAATTACGGAGGGTAAGCCTAATTCGTACTGTCAATTCTATATCTGAGAACCAAAGTTTCGACTGAATTCTACCACCAGGCCTGCTATCGGTCACTTCACTGCCATGGTGGCGGATCGCTCCAACCGAATTGGCTGTGCAATGGTTAGCTTCGAAGAATCGCCCTGGATGAGAAAGTACCTGGTCTGCAACTATTCCATAACAAATATCATCAATCAACCGGTGTACAAGGCTGGGCCAACAGCTTCGAAGTGTGTCACAGGACAGAACCCTGATTACGCTGGTCTTTGCAGTGTGGATGAAGTAATCGATTCGAATCCTTTTAAGTTTCCATAAAAATGAAGTAAACAGTAAGCAGTTCAGGTTTTGCTAgtcgattttcgtaactttttctacatatccCTTTCGTTCGTAACGACCCAGCCCAATTGTCCTATTGAGTGATaatagttttgcatattttttcatcagtTTGGTCTTTGTTTTATGCGATGTAAGCGTTGTAATAATGATCCATTACTAATACTTGtatacggtaaaaattctgcacgctcgaatCAAAGGAATAATCTCTTAACTAGTCAACATCCCAAGCAACATGACCACAAATGCTTTTTCCTTTGgattcgcaatgctgtcagtgttgacttgagaaccaaaacaaataCCTACAACGGataaatcaactgaaaatcacttcgatttgcactactgtacaaAGCTATACGATCCGAAGTGAAAAGGTCTTGATTTGAGAATGACTACTTTAGACATGAAaataaatatagatgacaggtagtAGAAAGCGTTTCGCTTCGATTCTTGGCTTTCTAACAGTTGTGAAGTAGAGTAGTGGCAAGACTGAAGATGAAAACGGTGAAGGTCCTGGTATGAAATCTGGGTGTggcataaacttttttttattttagtttttaaatcaaaacattgtcaatagCGAATTGAAGCTATGTTTCATTGAAATCGAAGAGGCATTGAATGTTCCTTTCCAAGTGATATTCAGACGTTAACCAATTGATAGGCAAGAAGTGCGAATTTAAGTGCCAATCCCTACGTATCAGCGTgtagattttttaccgtgcacaACAAGTTAGGCAAAAAGTGACAAAAACCATAAAACCTGAATTTGTTTTACCTGTCGTATATTTATTTTGGTAGTCAAAGCTaggaatcgaaagataaagagtagttcttccaaataaGGAACAATAGTTGTTGTTTTGTTGCTAAatttaagagttctggagagccaaaattgagtcatttgtatggagatttcacttgtTTGCGCATCGCCCTAAAAGGGATATATTAGCTGTCATTTGTTTCTGGTGAATTAGGAGGTTTTCTTTTCATTTTATTCCCATGTAAAAGCTCCCGCACTTCACTTTTTTCTCCCCCAAATTAGATTATTTTCAGCGATTTCGCTGATGGTCTGGTCGGAACAATCCCAATCAAATAGTTTTCGCGTGTGTGAAAGTAAAAGTCAAGACCAttaattgaaaaggccgcatcaacattttgtaaaaaacATGTTTC contains:
- the LOC109433331 gene encoding antigen 5 like allergen Cul n 1-like, encoding MIVLGCEPNQWVKSIHNLNSTFNFLDVLAALVTRSFQQSINYCKPSLCPVQKPHIACNVTSKFGPKCGTIANIVPMNSTNVALIVSMHNLYRSVIAQGKLNYTKQEYFPTAERMPTIQWDDELAYIAEANARHCVFEHDKCRNTEQLKSAGQNLAWISYYGFFQTDAKLISQMINYWYREYIYADRSIISNYPKNYGGPAIGHFTAMVADRSNRIGCAMVSFEESPWMRKYLVCNYSITNIINQPVYKAGPTASKCVTGQNPDYAGLCSVDEVIDSNPFKFP